In Streptomyces canus, one DNA window encodes the following:
- a CDS encoding glycoside hydrolase family 2 TIM barrel-domain containing protein: MTDDALLALRPWQAPEVTSWGRLPMNAVDRRSGVLPLDGDWRFQLLPAPDAPVGGSWSSAHVPGAWTVQGTDDLPQYTNVRMPFPEYPPHSPAANPTGVHEREVDVPAEWAGRRIVLQVGAAESVLLVHVDGRPVGVSKDSHLAAEFDLTGHVRAGARSVVRLTVIKWSDASHIEDQDQWWHGGITRSVLLYATDPLHLADVTVRASRSGELRVDCRVRDAAGALPEGWYVSGELEGQPLPQDTEFDRLNAEDERVSDFLGEARLRTVVEDVRTWNAEKPELYALTVRLHRADGTVADTSRHRTGFRDVEISGRDLLVNGERIFVRGVNRHDFHPLTGRTVSYDDMRADLITLKRFGFNAIRTSHYPNDPALYDLADELGFYVVDEADVESHDHAHEIADDPRYLNAFVDRVSRMVLRDKNHPSVVIWSLGNESDYGANHDAAAGWVRRHDPTRPIQYEGAAKLDWADPSVASDIACPMYASLEECVEHALSGRQTKPLIWCEYSHAMGNSNGTLADHWAAIESTPGLQGGFIWEFWDHGILQRVNDGRPVGRGGVGLYDNGVAAPGHRWAYGGDFGELPHDGAFIADGVVFPDRTPKPVMYEHREIAAPVRIECFRHEGIVLGNHQHFRGLAWLTGEWELSLADGRSLTAPAELPDLRPGETAAVPLPFELPEEGGEAWLTLRVTTAGDEPWAPRGTVVCVPQVRLREAAPQTPVRVKSRSVGVDDDGLLVHPLLTSAPTLSLWRAPTDNDELGGMAPRWRDWGLDALVRKVADVRQSPGRVTVHAEYASEAGVVRHLQVFTAVEGGIHVEESAELPDELDDVARVGSVFETVAGLDLMEWYGQGPWESYPDRAFGAPVGHHSVPVDDLFTPYLRPQESGGRHGVRHFTLSAPDATGLAVVLDEPRQVGVSRYRAADLTGVTHHDELVPRAGCVVHIDAAHRGLGTASCGPDTTASYLVAPGVHRWSWTLRAL, from the coding sequence ATGACGGACGATGCCCTGCTCGCCCTGCGCCCCTGGCAGGCACCCGAGGTGACCTCCTGGGGGCGGCTGCCCATGAACGCCGTCGACCGGCGCTCCGGAGTACTCCCCCTGGACGGCGACTGGCGCTTCCAGTTGCTGCCCGCTCCGGACGCGCCGGTCGGCGGCTCCTGGTCCTCGGCGCACGTGCCGGGGGCCTGGACCGTGCAGGGCACCGACGACCTGCCGCAGTACACGAACGTGCGGATGCCGTTCCCCGAGTACCCGCCCCACTCCCCCGCGGCCAACCCCACGGGCGTCCACGAGCGTGAGGTGGACGTCCCCGCCGAGTGGGCCGGACGCCGGATCGTGCTCCAGGTCGGGGCCGCCGAGAGCGTGCTCCTCGTGCACGTGGACGGGCGGCCCGTCGGCGTATCCAAGGACTCCCATCTGGCGGCCGAGTTCGATCTCACGGGACATGTGCGCGCCGGCGCGCGGAGCGTCGTACGACTGACGGTGATCAAGTGGTCGGACGCCTCGCACATCGAGGACCAGGACCAGTGGTGGCACGGCGGGATCACGCGGTCCGTGCTGTTGTACGCGACGGATCCGCTGCATCTGGCGGACGTGACCGTGCGGGCGTCCCGCAGTGGCGAGCTGCGGGTGGACTGCCGGGTGCGGGACGCGGCCGGCGCACTGCCCGAGGGGTGGTACGTCAGCGGCGAGCTGGAGGGGCAACCGCTGCCCCAGGACACGGAGTTCGACCGGCTCAACGCCGAGGACGAGCGGGTCTCCGACTTCCTCGGCGAGGCACGTCTGCGGACGGTCGTGGAGGACGTCCGCACCTGGAACGCCGAGAAACCCGAGCTGTACGCACTCACCGTCCGACTGCACCGCGCCGACGGCACGGTCGCCGACACCTCACGGCACCGGACCGGCTTCCGGGACGTCGAGATCAGCGGCCGGGACCTGCTGGTCAACGGCGAGCGGATCTTCGTCCGGGGCGTGAACCGGCACGACTTCCACCCCCTGACCGGGCGGACGGTGTCGTACGACGACATGCGGGCGGACCTGATCACGCTCAAGCGCTTCGGGTTCAACGCGATCCGCACCTCCCACTACCCCAACGATCCCGCCCTCTACGACCTCGCCGACGAACTCGGTTTCTACGTCGTCGACGAGGCGGACGTCGAGTCCCACGACCACGCCCATGAGATCGCCGACGACCCGCGTTATCTGAACGCCTTCGTGGACCGGGTCTCGCGGATGGTGCTGCGGGACAAGAACCATCCGTCGGTCGTCATCTGGTCGCTGGGCAACGAGTCGGACTACGGCGCCAACCACGACGCGGCCGCCGGGTGGGTGCGCCGGCACGATCCGACGCGGCCGATCCAGTACGAGGGGGCGGCCAAGCTCGACTGGGCGGACCCGTCCGTGGCCTCCGACATCGCCTGCCCCATGTACGCCTCGCTGGAGGAGTGTGTGGAGCACGCGCTCTCGGGGCGGCAGACCAAGCCCCTGATCTGGTGCGAGTACTCCCATGCCATGGGCAACAGCAACGGCACACTCGCGGACCATTGGGCGGCCATCGAGTCAACGCCAGGTCTTCAGGGCGGGTTCATCTGGGAGTTCTGGGACCACGGCATTCTGCAGCGTGTGAACGACGGCAGACCGGTCGGACGTGGGGGCGTCGGGCTCTATGACAACGGTGTCGCCGCGCCCGGCCACCGCTGGGCGTACGGCGGCGACTTCGGTGAGCTCCCGCACGACGGCGCCTTCATCGCGGACGGCGTGGTCTTCCCCGACCGCACGCCCAAGCCGGTGATGTACGAGCACCGGGAGATCGCGGCGCCGGTGCGCATCGAGTGCTTCAGGCACGAGGGCATCGTGCTCGGCAACCACCAGCACTTCCGGGGCCTGGCCTGGCTGACCGGCGAGTGGGAGCTCTCGCTCGCCGACGGACGCTCGCTGACCGCTCCCGCCGAGCTGCCCGATCTGCGGCCCGGTGAGACGGCGGCGGTACCGCTGCCGTTCGAGCTGCCCGAGGAGGGCGGCGAGGCGTGGCTGACGCTCCGGGTGACGACCGCCGGGGACGAGCCCTGGGCGCCGCGCGGGACGGTGGTGTGCGTGCCGCAGGTGCGGCTGCGGGAGGCGGCACCGCAGACTCCGGTGAGGGTGAAGAGTCGTTCCGTCGGGGTCGACGACGACGGTCTCCTGGTCCACCCCCTGCTCACCTCCGCACCCACGCTCTCCTTGTGGCGGGCGCCCACCGACAACGACGAGCTCGGCGGCATGGCACCGCGCTGGCGCGACTGGGGACTCGACGCCCTGGTGCGCAAGGTCGCGGACGTACGGCAGAGCCCCGGACGGGTCACCGTGCACGCCGAGTACGCCTCCGAGGCCGGTGTCGTCCGCCATCTGCAGGTCTTCACCGCGGTCGAGGGCGGAATCCACGTCGAGGAGTCGGCCGAGCTGCCGGACGAGCTCGACGACGTGGCGCGGGTCGGCTCCGTCTTCGAGACGGTCGCCGGGCTCGACCTGATGGAGTGGTACGGACAGGGCCCCTGGGAGTCGTATCCGGACCGCGCCTTCGGGGCGCCCGTCGGCCATCACTCCGTGCCCGTGGACGACCTGTTCACCCCCTATCTGCGCCCGCAGGAGAGCGGCGGCCGTCACGGCGTACGCCACTTCACGCTCTCCGCGCCGGACGCCACCGGCCTCGCGGTCGTCCTGGACGAACCGCGCCAGGTCGGCGTGAGCCGGTACCGCGCCGCGGACCTCACCGGCGTGACGCATCACGACGAACTCGTCCCGCGGGCGGGCTGTGTCGTGCACATCGACGCGGCCCACCGCGGCCTCGGCACCGCCTCCTGCGGACCCGACACCACCGCCTCCTACCTCGTCGCGCCGGGCGTCCATCGCTGGAGCTGGACTCTGCGCGCCCTCTGA
- a CDS encoding LamG-like jellyroll fold domain-containing protein, with amino-acid sequence MCTSHEHDQGEAAQAGAGRRSFLRATALLGAAATAAATGGVALPTVAEAAVSGYRPDTRSRRFTLAVMPDTQYLFDGPSIDKAPVEAALRYLLEHGKDENIVFLSHLGDLTQNGAAPEFAAIGEAFELLDRRGVGYSVLAGNHDVKSSTTDQRGATPYLDVFGPDRFKGRKTFGGASPDGYNTFHLFEAAGREWMVLALDWRLSDQGYAWAKGVLAAHPRTPVVLTTHELVVEDDTLSDYGQQLWDQLVKDHDQIFLTLNGHYWPAGRATRKNTAGNDVHLHLTNYQNRYFGGAAMIRLYRFDLDRGVIDVETVSPWILGRAAKGLNELERQEIELSGDADRFSVDIDFASRFAGFAPEPARAARPAARMLVPGTAAYWRFESAVSGTVRDLSGRGNDLTVVSVGGGSLGWSADHHPDQPGHGSLEFQGYKSPLKGAYLKTVDGAPLNRATFKDGYTIEAFYRLPADWDASHNAWSGLVSRTGRNGSVGTVTDDPDEPLATLSLSDGPGPQWAVHPLNQQQLATNWGDETAREKWWHVAVVNDGRHTILYVQGCPVARNPHAPAVGIASAGLPWLLGGYEYADKIDQILHGRLGDVRIVGRALPVSSFMTH; translated from the coding sequence GTGTGCACTTCGCATGAGCACGATCAGGGCGAGGCCGCCCAGGCCGGTGCCGGACGGCGCAGTTTCCTGCGGGCGACGGCTCTGCTGGGCGCGGCCGCCACTGCGGCCGCCACTGGGGGCGTCGCACTGCCCACGGTGGCCGAGGCCGCGGTGTCCGGGTATCGTCCCGACACCCGGAGCCGGCGCTTCACGCTCGCCGTCATGCCCGACACGCAGTACCTCTTCGACGGGCCGAGCATCGACAAGGCTCCCGTCGAGGCCGCACTGCGGTATCTGCTGGAACACGGGAAGGACGAGAACATCGTCTTCCTGTCCCACCTCGGCGACCTCACCCAGAACGGCGCGGCACCCGAGTTCGCCGCGATCGGCGAGGCGTTCGAGCTGCTCGACCGCCGGGGTGTCGGCTACAGCGTCCTCGCGGGCAACCACGACGTGAAGTCGTCCACCACCGACCAGCGCGGTGCGACGCCGTACCTGGACGTGTTCGGTCCCGACCGGTTCAAGGGCCGAAAGACCTTCGGCGGAGCCTCGCCCGACGGCTACAACACCTTCCACCTCTTCGAGGCCGCGGGCCGCGAGTGGATGGTGCTCGCGCTGGACTGGCGCCTTTCGGACCAGGGGTACGCCTGGGCGAAGGGCGTCCTGGCCGCCCACCCGAGGACGCCGGTCGTCCTGACCACGCACGAGCTGGTCGTCGAGGACGACACCCTCTCGGACTACGGTCAGCAGCTGTGGGACCAGCTGGTCAAGGACCACGACCAGATCTTCCTCACCCTCAACGGGCACTACTGGCCGGCCGGCCGGGCGACCCGCAAGAACACAGCGGGCAACGACGTACACCTGCACCTGACGAACTACCAGAACCGGTACTTCGGCGGCGCCGCCATGATCCGCCTGTACCGCTTCGACCTCGACCGCGGCGTCATCGACGTGGAGACGGTCTCCCCGTGGATCCTGGGCCGGGCCGCCAAGGGGCTCAACGAGCTGGAGCGGCAGGAGATCGAACTCAGCGGCGACGCCGACCGGTTCTCCGTCGACATCGACTTCGCCTCGCGGTTCGCCGGCTTCGCTCCGGAGCCCGCGCGTGCGGCGCGTCCGGCGGCCAGAATGCTCGTGCCGGGTACGGCCGCGTACTGGCGCTTCGAGTCGGCGGTCTCCGGCACGGTCCGTGACCTCTCCGGCCGCGGCAACGACCTCACCGTGGTCTCGGTCGGCGGCGGCTCACTGGGCTGGTCCGCCGACCACCACCCCGACCAGCCCGGCCACGGCAGCCTGGAGTTCCAGGGCTACAAGTCGCCGCTCAAGGGCGCGTACCTGAAGACCGTCGACGGGGCCCCGCTCAACAGGGCGACCTTCAAGGACGGTTACACCATCGAGGCGTTCTACCGGCTCCCCGCGGACTGGGACGCCTCGCACAACGCCTGGTCCGGCCTCGTCAGCCGCACCGGCCGCAACGGCTCCGTCGGCACGGTCACCGACGACCCGGACGAACCGCTGGCCACGCTGTCCCTCTCCGACGGACCGGGCCCACAGTGGGCGGTGCATCCGCTCAACCAGCAGCAGCTCGCCACCAACTGGGGGGACGAGACCGCCCGCGAGAAGTGGTGGCACGTGGCCGTGGTCAACGACGGGCGGCACACGATCCTGTACGTCCAGGGCTGCCCCGTCGCCCGCAACCCGCACGCCCCCGCTGTCGGCATCGCCTCGGCCGGGCTGCCCTGGCTGCTCGGCGGCTACGAGTACGCCGACAAGATCGACCAGATCCTGCACGGCCGTCTCGGCGACGTCCGGATCGTCGGACGCGCCCTGCCCGTCTCCTCCTTCATGACTCACTGA
- a CDS encoding histidinol-phosphatase has protein sequence MNEQQLPSWADPSVNPADLDAQGVSRRGLLRRAGLFGAAFALGSTAAPAFASSDKPGFGGDDPRLAYLVGDHHVHSVYSHDAKYTFSQQAQAAARYGLDWMVFNEHSNFGHAYYGAKLEHAEIVKARAENPRQLIFQGLEWYIPAAEHCTVFAAPGPHETDLLTQFELAYDGKLLGYTEGSAGAADTARNEAHAVKAIKWLAEQRRSGYVDDVLVLANHPLRLGIDSPHEMRGWRDAAPEIMIGMEGAPGAQGAALPDWRGATSIRGEYENKPSVQSWPGYPTDAYLTYGGFDWATATVGGLWDSMLAEGSLFSITTNSDNHRTVFDTWKNGDWPAGQNFDNTGKLPDPVNTDTPQPGSDFWPGEFSRTHVGVTRYGYRAVMAGLRAGRVWLDHGHLLDGLDVRVKRDCDAGRGVTLGGRLRVRKGERITLYVTVTSASRTNPQGILPELAHVDVIRGAVRGPVSDRDGWKAPDTRVVQTKDVSGRKGTYTLRIPLTAGDESFYVRLRGSDGKRHGTGYLGASVDPHGPIPHEPGNGDPWADTWFYSNPVFVDVAGA, from the coding sequence ATGAACGAGCAGCAACTGCCCTCCTGGGCCGACCCCTCCGTCAACCCCGCCGACCTCGATGCCCAGGGCGTGTCGAGACGCGGGCTCCTGCGCCGCGCCGGCCTGTTCGGCGCCGCGTTCGCCCTCGGCTCGACGGCGGCCCCCGCCTTCGCCTCCTCCGACAAGCCGGGCTTCGGCGGCGACGACCCGCGCCTCGCCTACCTGGTGGGCGACCACCACGTTCACTCCGTGTACAGCCACGACGCGAAGTACACGTTCTCCCAGCAGGCGCAGGCCGCCGCCAGGTACGGCCTGGACTGGATGGTGTTCAACGAGCACTCCAACTTCGGACACGCCTACTACGGCGCCAAGCTGGAGCACGCGGAGATCGTCAAGGCCCGCGCGGAGAACCCGCGCCAGCTGATCTTCCAGGGCCTGGAGTGGTACATCCCGGCCGCCGAGCACTGCACGGTGTTCGCGGCCCCCGGCCCGCACGAGACCGACCTGCTCACGCAGTTCGAGCTCGCCTACGACGGCAAGCTCCTGGGCTACACCGAGGGGTCCGCGGGCGCCGCCGACACCGCGCGCAACGAGGCCCACGCGGTCAAGGCGATCAAGTGGCTGGCGGAGCAGCGCCGTTCGGGCTACGTCGACGACGTCCTCGTGCTCGCCAACCACCCGCTGCGGCTCGGCATCGACTCCCCGCACGAGATGCGCGGCTGGCGGGACGCCGCCCCCGAGATCATGATCGGCATGGAGGGCGCCCCGGGCGCACAGGGCGCGGCGCTCCCCGACTGGCGCGGGGCCACCTCGATCCGCGGTGAGTACGAGAACAAGCCGTCGGTGCAGTCGTGGCCGGGCTATCCGACGGATGCGTATCTGACGTACGGCGGCTTCGACTGGGCGACGGCGACCGTCGGCGGGCTGTGGGACTCGATGCTGGCAGAAGGCAGCCTGTTCTCGATCACCACGAACTCCGACAACCACCGCACCGTCTTCGACACGTGGAAGAACGGCGACTGGCCGGCCGGCCAGAACTTCGACAACACCGGCAAGCTGCCCGACCCGGTGAACACCGACACCCCGCAGCCCGGCAGCGACTTCTGGCCGGGCGAGTTCAGCCGCACCCACGTCGGCGTGACCCGCTACGGCTACCGCGCGGTGATGGCGGGCCTGCGCGCGGGCCGGGTCTGGCTGGACCACGGGCATCTGCTCGACGGACTCGACGTCCGCGTGAAGCGGGACTGCGACGCGGGCCGCGGGGTCACGCTGGGCGGCCGGCTGCGGGTCCGCAAGGGCGAGAGGATCACGCTGTACGTCACCGTCACCAGCGCCTCCCGGACCAACCCGCAGGGAATCCTGCCGGAGCTGGCGCACGTGGACGTGATCCGGGGCGCGGTACGGGGTCCTGTGAGCGACCGGGACGGCTGGAAGGCGCCCGACACCAGGGTCGTCCAGACGAAGGACGTGTCCGGCCGGAAGGGGACGTACACCCTGCGCATCCCGCTGACCGCCGGGGACGAGTCCTTCTACGTCCGGCTGCGCGGCAGCGACGGCAAGCGGCACGGCACGGGGTATCTCGGCGCCTCGGTCGACCCGCACGGTCCGATCCCGCACGAGCCCGGCAACGGTGACCCGTGGGCGGACACGTGGTTCTATTCCAACCCCGTCTTCGTCGACGTGGCGGGTGCCTGA
- a CDS encoding MaoC family dehydratase: MSVTVNGLDELKKLAGSDLGTSEWIEVTQERINTFADATGDHQWIHVDPEKAAAGPFGAPIAHGYLTLSLFIPLFTELLDVQGVTTKVNYGLNKVRFPSPVKVGSRIRLVAKLTDVEEVPGGVQVTVDGAIEIEGGAKPAAVLQSLSRFYA, encoded by the coding sequence ATGAGCGTCACCGTCAACGGCCTCGACGAACTGAAGAAGCTCGCCGGCAGCGACCTCGGCACCAGCGAGTGGATCGAGGTCACCCAGGAGCGCATCAACACGTTCGCCGACGCCACGGGCGACCACCAGTGGATCCACGTGGACCCCGAGAAGGCGGCGGCAGGCCCCTTCGGCGCGCCCATCGCGCACGGCTACCTCACTCTCTCGCTGTTCATCCCGCTCTTCACCGAGCTGCTGGACGTCCAGGGCGTCACCACGAAGGTCAACTACGGCCTGAACAAGGTCCGTTTCCCCTCGCCGGTGAAGGTGGGCTCGCGCATCCGCCTCGTCGCCAAGCTCACGGACGTCGAGGAGGTCCCGGGCGGTGTGCAGGTCACCGTCGACGGGGCGATAGAGATCGAGGGCGGGGCCAAGCCGGCCGCGGTGCTGCAGAGCCTGTCGCGCTTCTACGCCTGA
- a CDS encoding acyl-CoA synthetase, translated as MRNEGLGSWPARRARKTPHRTALIHGDTTFTYAGLHTRVTRLAHALRARGIRRGDRVAYLGPNHPSYLETLFAAGSLGAVFVPLNTRLAGPEIGYQLSDSGARALVYGPSHAGLVAGLPGSTDVRTYVEVGAEYEQLLAESAAEPIDEPVTADDTCIIMYTSGTTGRPKGAMLTHGNLTWNAINVLVDTDLIADERALVSAPLFHTAGLNMLTLPVLLKGGTCVLVEAFEPNATFDLIEQHRITFMFGVPTMFEQVARHPRWADADLSSLRILTCGGSPVSTPLIAAYQERGLTFLQGYGMTEASPGTLFLDAEHAIGKAGSAGVPHFFSDVRVVRPDLAPVDVGETGEVVLRGPHVMPGYWGLPEETAASFADGWFRSGDAARVDEDGYVFIVDRIKDMIISGGENIYPAEIEDLLLGHPDIAECAVIGVPDDKWGEVPRAVVVPREGATPDPDEVLASLAGRLAKYKIPKSVVIADGLPRTASGKLLKSRVRKRFGSHS; from the coding sequence ATGCGCAACGAGGGACTGGGCTCATGGCCCGCACGCCGGGCCCGCAAGACCCCGCACCGCACCGCCCTGATCCACGGCGACACGACGTTCACGTACGCCGGACTGCACACCCGCGTCACCCGCCTCGCGCACGCCCTGCGCGCCCGGGGCATCCGGCGCGGCGACCGCGTCGCCTACCTCGGCCCGAACCACCCCTCCTACCTGGAGACGTTGTTCGCGGCCGGCTCCCTCGGCGCGGTGTTCGTCCCGCTCAACACCCGCCTCGCGGGACCGGAGATCGGCTACCAGCTGTCCGACTCCGGGGCCAGGGCACTGGTCTACGGCCCCTCGCACGCGGGGCTCGTCGCCGGACTGCCGGGCAGCACCGACGTCCGTACGTACGTCGAAGTCGGCGCCGAATACGAGCAGTTGCTCGCCGAGTCGGCGGCGGAACCGATCGACGAGCCGGTCACCGCCGACGACACCTGCATCATCATGTACACCTCGGGCACGACCGGCCGTCCCAAGGGCGCCATGCTCACCCACGGCAACCTGACCTGGAACGCGATCAACGTCCTCGTCGACACCGACCTGATCGCCGACGAACGCGCCCTGGTCTCCGCGCCGTTGTTCCACACGGCCGGCCTGAACATGCTGACGCTGCCCGTGCTGCTGAAGGGCGGCACCTGTGTCCTGGTCGAGGCCTTCGAGCCGAACGCGACCTTCGATCTGATCGAACAGCACCGGATCACCTTCATGTTCGGGGTGCCGACGATGTTCGAGCAGGTGGCGAGGCACCCGCGCTGGGCGGACGCGGACCTGTCCTCCCTGCGGATCCTGACCTGCGGCGGCTCCCCGGTGTCGACCCCCCTGATCGCCGCGTACCAGGAGCGCGGGCTCACCTTCCTCCAGGGCTACGGCATGACCGAGGCCTCTCCCGGGACCCTGTTCCTGGACGCCGAGCACGCCATCGGCAAGGCGGGTTCGGCGGGCGTGCCGCACTTCTTCAGCGATGTCCGGGTCGTACGGCCGGACCTGGCGCCCGTCGACGTCGGCGAGACCGGCGAGGTCGTGCTCCGGGGGCCGCACGTGATGCCCGGCTACTGGGGGCTGCCCGAGGAGACCGCCGCCTCCTTCGCGGACGGCTGGTTCCGCAGCGGGGACGCGGCCCGCGTCGACGAGGACGGCTACGTCTTCATCGTCGACCGCATCAAGGACATGATCATCTCCGGCGGCGAGAACATCTACCCCGCCGAGATCGAGGACCTGCTCCTCGGCCATCCGGACATCGCCGAGTGCGCGGTCATCGGTGTCCCGGACGACAAGTGGGGCGAGGTGCCGCGGGCGGTCGTCGTGCCGCGCGAGGGCGCCACGCCCGACCCCGACGAGGTCCTGGCCTCCCTGGCCGGACGGCTCGCCAAGTACAAGATCCCCAAGTCGGTGGTGATCGCGGACGGACTCCCGCGCACCGCCTCCGGAAAGCTCCTCAAGTCCCGGGTGCGCAAGCGCTTCGGCTCCCACTCTTAG
- a CDS encoding amidohydrolase family protein, with amino-acid sequence MNVEDLVAIDVHTHAEVSSKGHSSLDDDLHDASSAYFKVEGKRKPTLEETAAYYRERKMAAVIFTVDAESATGTAPVPNEEVAEAAAANSDVLIPFASIDPFRGKAGVKQARRLVEEYGVKGFKFHPSIQGFFPNDRSVAYALYEVIEETGTIALFHTGQTGIGAGVPGGGGIRLKYSNPLHVDDVAADFPHLKIILAHPSFPWQDEALAVATHKPGVHIDLSGWSPKYFPPQLVQYANTLLKDKVLFGSDFPVLTPDRWLADFEKLSIKDEVKPRILKENAARLLGLTKP; translated from the coding sequence ATGAACGTCGAGGACCTGGTCGCGATCGACGTCCACACCCACGCGGAGGTGTCCTCCAAGGGCCACTCCTCCCTGGACGACGACCTGCACGACGCCTCCTCGGCCTACTTCAAGGTCGAGGGCAAGCGGAAGCCGACCCTTGAGGAGACCGCCGCCTACTACCGCGAGCGGAAGATGGCCGCCGTGATCTTCACCGTGGACGCCGAGTCCGCGACCGGCACGGCGCCGGTCCCGAACGAGGAGGTCGCCGAAGCGGCGGCCGCCAACTCCGACGTCCTGATCCCCTTCGCCTCCATCGACCCCTTCCGCGGCAAGGCGGGCGTCAAGCAGGCCCGTCGCCTGGTCGAGGAGTACGGGGTGAAGGGCTTCAAGTTCCACCCCAGCATCCAGGGCTTCTTCCCCAACGACCGCTCGGTCGCCTACGCCCTCTACGAGGTCATCGAGGAAACCGGCACCATCGCCCTCTTCCACACCGGCCAGACCGGCATCGGCGCGGGCGTCCCCGGCGGGGGCGGGATCCGCCTGAAGTACTCGAACCCGCTCCACGTGGACGACGTGGCGGCCGACTTCCCGCACCTGAAGATCATCCTGGCCCACCCGTCCTTCCCCTGGCAGGACGAGGCCCTCGCCGTCGCCACACACAAGCCGGGCGTGCACATCGACCTGTCCGGCTGGTCGCCGAAGTACTTCCCGCCGCAGCTCGTGCAGTACGCCAACACCCTGCTCAAGGACAAGGTCCTCTTCGGCTCCGACTTCCCCGTCCTCACCCCCGACCGCTGGCTCGCCGACTTCGAGAAGCTGTCGATCAAGGACGAGGTGAAGCCGAGGATCCTCAAGGAGAACGCCGCCCGTCTGCTCGGGCTCACCAAGCCATAA
- a CDS encoding SDR family NAD(P)-dependent oxidoreductase, with the protein MSSIDLSGKVAVVTGSGRGLGLAYAQALAAHGASVVVNDIDEAVADQAVKSIAEAGGTAVAEVVPVGTTEAAERLVGRAVEEFGRLDILVTNAGILRDKVLWKMTDDDFDAVITTHLKGTFTCARAAAVRMREQGEGGSLILVGSPAGQRGNFGQTNYAAAKAGIAAFARTWSMELGRAGITVNAIVPVAATAMTETIPAFAPYIEAMRNGEPLPDFLRKGEGFGTPEDCAALVPFLASEAARGITGQAIGIGGDKVALWSHPQEIRAAYADGGWTPDTLADAFPTSVGAELQTVGIPAPKLPEA; encoded by the coding sequence GTGTCCAGCATCGATCTCTCCGGCAAGGTCGCCGTCGTCACCGGCAGCGGCCGGGGCCTCGGCCTCGCCTACGCGCAGGCCCTCGCCGCCCACGGCGCCTCCGTGGTCGTCAACGACATCGACGAGGCGGTCGCCGACCAGGCCGTGAAGTCCATCGCGGAGGCGGGCGGCACCGCCGTCGCCGAGGTGGTCCCGGTCGGCACCACCGAGGCCGCCGAGCGGCTGGTGGGCCGGGCGGTGGAGGAGTTCGGACGGCTCGACATCCTGGTCACCAACGCCGGCATCCTGCGCGACAAGGTGCTGTGGAAGATGACGGACGACGACTTCGACGCGGTGATCACCACCCACCTCAAGGGCACCTTCACCTGCGCCCGCGCCGCCGCGGTCCGCATGCGCGAGCAGGGCGAGGGCGGCTCCCTGATCCTGGTCGGCTCCCCGGCCGGGCAGCGCGGCAACTTCGGACAGACGAACTACGCCGCCGCCAAGGCCGGCATCGCCGCCTTCGCCCGCACCTGGTCCATGGAACTGGGCCGCGCCGGCATCACCGTCAACGCGATCGTGCCGGTCGCGGCCACCGCGATGACCGAGACCATCCCCGCCTTCGCCCCGTACATCGAGGCCATGAGGAACGGCGAGCCGCTCCCGGACTTCCTCCGCAAGGGCGAGGGCTTCGGCACCCCCGAGGACTGCGCGGCCCTCGTCCCCTTCCTCGCCTCCGAGGCGGCCCGGGGCATCACCGGGCAGGCCATCGGCATCGGCGGCGACAAGGTGGCACTCTGGTCCCATCCGCAGGAGATCAGGGCGGCCTACGCCGACGGCGGCTGGACCCCCGACACCCTGGCCGACGCCTTCCCGACGTCGGTGGGCGCCGAACTCCAGACGGTCGGCATCCCGGCACCGAAGCTTCCGGAGGCGTGA